The region CCCTGGAGGTCGTCGGTCGGCTCAAGCATGCGCACGCGCTGCTGGCGCTTGCTTTGGAGCCGACGTACGAGGGTTCCGAACTCACCCCCTCGGAGGCGGACGTCCTGGTTTTCCTCCGGTACTTGGAGGAGCCGGTCATTGCGCGGCGGCTGGCGCAGTGGATGGGTCTTTCGCGTGCTGCCGTCAGCAAGATGCTGGCCAAGCTCGAGAGCCGGGGTCTCATCGAGCGCCGGGCGAATCCGGCCGACCAACGCAGTGCTCTGGTAACGATTTCCCAGGGTGGTGTGGCGGCCATCGACACGACGTTCCCCCGCCATCTGGACCGGGAGGCCCAGGCGCTGGCGGGTCTGGGACCCGATCGGGAGCGGGTCGTCGAGGCCCTGGAACTGCTCGTCACGGCCCTGGAGCGCAGTGTGCCCAACGCCTGACGGTCCGGGCGCCGCAAGCATGCGATCGCTGGAGTGGTATCTCGCGGGAACGCCTACTGCAGGAATGCCAGCCAGGCGCCGGCCCGGCTCACCAGGCCACTCACGGGACAGGAGCCGTCCCGCAGGGGCAGGCGTCCGGTGAGGCTGATCCCCGGGAGTGGACACCGGGTTTCATGCGACGAGTGACAGCGTACGTGATGTGGTCAGTTGCTGTTCGAACTCGGCTGGTGTGAGGTAGCCGAGCACGGAATGCCGACGGCGCCGGTTGTAGTACGACAGCCCGCGGAACAGCTCCAGCCGAGTCTGTGCCTTTGAGGTCCAGCGCCTTCCGTGGAGCAACTCGCGCTTGAGACCCTGGAAGAACGACTCGGCGAGGGCATTGTCATAGCTTGAGCCGACCCGGCCCACGCTGCGGCGGATGCCGTGCCGGCGGCAGACCTCGGCGAACGCGGCCGCGCTGTATTGACCAGGTTCAATCAGTGGATGCAACACCGGCTTATTTGATCGATAGTAGATGGCCGTTGAGGGCTTCGGCGGGTGTCTTCCAACCGAGGCTCTTGCGGGGGCGACTGTTGAGCGTGGCTGCGACCGCCTCGATGTCCTCCGCCGCCCATCGAGAAAGGTCGGTTCCCTTCGGGAAGTATTGGCGCAGCAGGC is a window of Streptomyces mirabilis DNA encoding:
- a CDS encoding MarR family winged helix-turn-helix transcriptional regulator, with protein sequence METQPSPLARAQVRQKWRTARPDLDTSSLEVVGRLKHAHALLALALEPTYEGSELTPSEADVLVFLRYLEEPVIARRLAQWMGLSRAAVSKMLAKLESRGLIERRANPADQRSALVTISQGGVAAIDTTFPRHLDREAQALAGLGPDRERVVEALELLVTALERSVPNA